CCGAGCGCGGGTGCGGCAGACCTGGGCGGCATCTCAGAGGCGTACAACAGTCCACTGCAGACCATTGAGGATGACTTTGGCACGATGCGGCTGGACCGCGTGTTTTCAAAGCGCGATAGCTTCACGGGCGTGTACACGATTGACGCGAGCGACGATGTGACGCCGACGAGCACCAACCTCTATAGCACCGATCTGGAAGACCTGACCGAGCATGTGGCGAGCCTGGAAGAAACGCACGTGTTTGGCGAAGGGTGGGTGAATACGGCGCGGGTTGGATTTTCGCGGGCGGCGTATGACTTTACCGGCGAGCCGACGCCGGGGACTCCGGCGGCAGGCGTGCCGGGGTTTGTGGCGAGCCATCCGGTCGGCGCGGTGGTGGTGGGCGGCAGTGCGGCGGCGAATCCGGCGGCGCAGGTGGGGCTGGCCGGCAGCAACGTGGGCAGCAATCTGCATGTGCGGCGGAATCTCTACACCATCGAAGATCAGGCAACCCTGACGCGCGGACGGCAGACGCTGAGCCTGGGCGTGTGGCTCGAACCGCTGCAGTCCAATGAAGAACTGGCGCTGCTGCAGTATGGGCAGGCGACCTTCAGCGGGTTGCAGCAGTTTTTTGAGGGCACGGCGGGCAGCTTCTCGTATGATCCCGCGCCGACGGAGCTGAACTGGCGCTCGCTGCTGGGCGCGTATTACGTGCAGGATGTAGTGCGGTTGACGCCGCATCTGACGGCTTCAGTGGGTTTTCGCGAGGGCTTCACGACGGGCTGGAATGAGGCGCATGGGCGGGCGGCGACGTATGTGTTTCAGAATGGCGTAATTCAGACGGCTCCGCATGTGGGCGATCACACTTTCACGGTGAACCACGCAAAGTCGCTGCCGCAGCCGAGGGTGGGGCTCGCGTGGAACCCCGCAGGCGGGCGCACGGTGGTGCGCGCGGGCTTTGGCATTTACAACGACATGCAGGATGCGCTGGGCTATCGCATGGACCAGAATGCTCCGTTCAATCCCACGTATGCGCTCGACAATGTGCCGGTCGGGGAGTTTCCGCTGGGCGCGACGCCACCAGCGGGGGCCAAGGTGGCTCCGGCGGGCGTGCAGCCGGATATGAAGACGCCGACGCTGATCTCATGGTCGCTGCGCGTCGAGCGGGAGCTTTCGCCGAACACGACGCTGTCGCTCGGGTATGTGGGGTCGCATGGGTATCACGAGATCGTGAGCCTGGATGACAACGAGCCAACGCCGGCGCAGTGTCCAGGTGGGGGATGCCCGGCGGCGTATCCCGGAAGTTTTCCGGCGGCGCTGGCGGGGACGAAGGTTCCGGCGGGCGCGTACTATAACGCGCCGGGAACGCCCCGGGTGAATCCCAACCTGGGGGCGGCGTGGGCCTGGTTTTCGCGGGGTGACAGCGCTTATGACGCGCTCCAGGTGGACCTCGAGCATCGCATGAGCCACGGCCTGCTGGTGCGCGGCGTGTACACATGGGCCAAGGCGCTCGACGATGGCGATTCGCTGAATGCGACGGCTTCGGGCAATGCGCCGGGGCTGGTGTCGAATCCTTTTGACATGCGGGCAGACTGGGGGCCGGCGACCTATGATGTGCGCAACGCGGCGGTGGGCGATGTGCTCTACACGCTGCCCTTTGGACATGGACAGCGCTGGGGCGGCGGCCTGCCGGTGGTGGCCAATGACCTGCTGGGCGGGTGGACAGCGGCGTCGATTGTGACACTGCAGTCGGGCTTTCCGTTCACGCCGCAGTTGAGCTACAACCCTTCGAACAATGGGGACACGAAGAATCCGGTGCGGCCGTTTCTGAATCCGGATTTTCACGGCAAGGTGATTGTGGGCAAGGCTTCGGAGTGGTTTGATCCGAATGCGTTTGTGGCTCCGCCGCCGAACAGCGGCTTTTATGGCAACGTGGCGCGCGACAGCTACACGGGGCCCGGGCTGGCGGAGTGGGACTTCTCGATGCTCAAGGACACGACGCTGGGCGGGAAGGTGAAGCTGCAGTTTCGCGCGGAGATCTTCAACCTGCTGGACCGCGCGAACTTCAATACGCCGAACCTGGTGGTGTTTACTCCGTCAGGCGTGTCGCCGACGGCGGGCGTGATTACGAGCACGGCGACGACGGCGCGGCAGGTGCAGTTCGGGGCGAAGGTATTGTTTTAGGCTGCCCCACGGACGTGGACCTGCCGGTGGGGACCCCGGTGAGCTACCCCATCGGCGTGGACTTCTTGTGCGTGAACCTGATTCCCGGGTGGGGGAGTGCGTCCGGGGACGGATGCAGGCGCCGCACCTCGCGCAAAAAAAAACACACATTAACGTCCTGTATCTTATAGATACGGTTGGACTTGCGGGAGGTTAGGCTGGCAAGTCCTTTAGAATCAACGCGGACTAATGTGGGTTTGGACCCCTTGGAGCCGGGAAAAAGCCTGGATATGGATCGGGTCGGGTGAGGCTTTTCTGAGCTTCTATTTCCATGTTAGCGGAATGAGGGGGAATTCCCGGCAGGGTGAGGGGTTACTTTTGGGGGGGTGAGCGGGTTGCGGAATAAATCGCCAAAGGACGCAGCATTTACGCACAGGTTGTTGCCTATCCTTGTTCGTTTACCCGAGCCGAGTGTCCTAGAAGGGAGGTTCTTCATCGCTCCTCGTCAAATCGGCTAGGTAGATGATTTGTGAGGCCGAGATTCCGAGGATGTATTCGGAGAGCTCTGCCGTTGCTGCTCCACCTGACGCAGCTCCGTGAGCTACTCCTTCACCGCTATTCCGGAATCCATAGAGCCCGGTGAATGTGTTCCCGATTGTTTTCGGGAACAGGTTGCGATCACTGCTGGTCGCCCAGCCAACGAATTCTCCTAATGTCTTGACCTTTGCGTCTGGAAATAGCTCCTTCGCTGCCGCTTCCACTGCACAGACGGCCTCTTTGACAGTGTTCTCGTGGTCAATGTTCTTACGGTCAAGAAAATAGCGAAGCGCTTTCGAAAAGTGCCGTCGAGCTGCATCCAGTCTCTGGTCGGCTAAAGCTTTCTCGGCTTTGTTTATTTGGCTAATCGTGTGGCGTTTCCCCCGCCGCTGCACAACTCCGTCCTGGAAGTCGTAACCGAGACCTTCCTCATCAAAAAGACGCTGCAATTCCTCAGCGATATATGACTGTGCTTGCGCTTTTGTGAAGGTGACCTCATCGTGGTCATACCAGCGCGAAATGTCTTGCGCGAGATGGCCATAAAGGCGTTCGCAAAAATCGTATACCCGATCCCACTCGAGCTGGTCCAGATACTTTTCCGTGTCCAGCTTAGCTTGCTTTTCGCCTTGGGTAGTTGTGTTGTTATAGTCCACTGGTGTGGCTCTGGCAATCCTCCTGAGTTCCTTGGCGACGACAATCCAGTCCCGGAGGAAGTACTTCTCAATCGCACCACTCAAGACATGGAGCAGTCCGTTGCGCGCGGTAACGGGAAAGTCTCCATCGATCCACTTCCTTTCACGGTGATGCCGAGCGGAGAAGGGTTGAAATGTTGGCGTTGTCATTTGGATGAGATTCTAACCGGCTTATTTCACTGGGAAAAGCGCAGATCGGAATAGGGAACGGCATTTCTAGCATCTGGACTCTCCCGGCTCTCTCAGCTTGACGTAGGATTTTGAACAGTCAGCGATGCTTAATTTCAATCCACAATGGCGGCTAGAAGCACCGCCTAACGATGACCTACACCACGGATCAATCCCTAACGAAGCGGTGGACGAATTCGTTCAACTGATCCGCGCAATTGCCATTGGGCCTTCGGCAAAAAGGGTTTGGGAACACCTCAAGAGAAAATTCAGCGGACCCGCGAGGAGACAATTTTGGTTGAGCACCAACGCCTCGTTTGCAGAGCAAGACGGTCGCGAATATTTAGTGGATGCGGCGAGAAATTCTCCGCTATTCATCGAGGCGTTCTATGACAGCTGGACGGACTTAATGAGCGAAAACCCAGCCCATATTCCACAAATCGTACCGACCTTAAATCGGATTCTAAGTGCTCATGGGATTGGTTTTAGATTGAATCCTCCAAATTTGGAGACGCTTGGTGAACCGGCGCCCCTTGTTGAAGTGGTGATTCCTGCGGCTACCTTAGAGGGTCGTGCCAGTGAGGTGATTCGCACTTCTCTTGACAGGGCTGCCGAATATCTCGAGCGGGGTGATGATCGCGCCGCTGTAATGGAATCGCTATGGTTACTGGATAGTGTTACCACCATTTTCAGCGGACTAGCTTTACCAGCGGGGGATGTGAACGGAGTCTATTTCAAAACCATCGTGGGAGATCTACGCCGTCTCCAGTCGGGCCGGACCCTTTCGTATGCAGCACGGTGGATGGAGACGTTGTATGGATATCTGTCCGCGCCAGGCGGAGGACAGATACGCCATGGGATGAATCTGAGCAATGAGATTCAACTGAATCGAAATGATGCTCGCCTTTATTGCAACCTA
The DNA window shown above is from Acidobacterium capsulatum ATCC 51196 and carries:
- a CDS encoding TonB-dependent receptor; the protein is MLTLAVLLLAGSQRAWAQAAASLQGVVTDASGAAVAGARVTVEEVNTGARRSAVTDARGEYEVPSLPVGEYRVTAARAGFAREVRTGIHLAVEQAATVNLRLRVGSVRQQVTVHADASPLSLTAGDVSGLVRGQQVKQLPLNGRSYDELMTLDPGVVNYTAEKTGGIGVSNSTVGNNFAVSGNRPQQNLYLLNGVEFTGAAEVNMQPGGTSQLLLGVDAVREFNVLRDSYGAEYGKRPGAQVLIVTEGGTNQWHGDAYEFLRNSALDAPNYFDKSGTPPFQRNQFGAALGGPLERNRAFVFANYEGFRQHLHQTGVDLVPDNNARNGYLPCKLVSPTPNPCPASGLVDVGVAASVQPLLALWPTPSAGAADLGGISEAYNSPLQTIEDDFGTMRLDRVFSKRDSFTGVYTIDASDDVTPTSTNLYSTDLEDLTEHVASLEETHVFGEGWVNTARVGFSRAAYDFTGEPTPGTPAAGVPGFVASHPVGAVVVGGSAAANPAAQVGLAGSNVGSNLHVRRNLYTIEDQATLTRGRQTLSLGVWLEPLQSNEELALLQYGQATFSGLQQFFEGTAGSFSYDPAPTELNWRSLLGAYYVQDVVRLTPHLTASVGFREGFTTGWNEAHGRAATYVFQNGVIQTAPHVGDHTFTVNHAKSLPQPRVGLAWNPAGGRTVVRAGFGIYNDMQDALGYRMDQNAPFNPTYALDNVPVGEFPLGATPPAGAKVAPAGVQPDMKTPTLISWSLRVERELSPNTTLSLGYVGSHGYHEIVSLDDNEPTPAQCPGGGCPAAYPGSFPAALAGTKVPAGAYYNAPGTPRVNPNLGAAWAWFSRGDSAYDALQVDLEHRMSHGLLVRGVYTWAKALDDGDSLNATASGNAPGLVSNPFDMRADWGPATYDVRNAAVGDVLYTLPFGHGQRWGGGLPVVANDLLGGWTAASIVTLQSGFPFTPQLSYNPSNNGDTKNPVRPFLNPDFHGKVIVGKASEWFDPNAFVAPPPNSGFYGNVARDSYTGPGLAEWDFSMLKDTTLGGKVKLQFRAEIFNLLDRANFNTPNLVVFTPSGVSPTAGVITSTATTARQVQFGAKVLF
- a CDS encoding AbiJ-NTD4 domain-containing protein; amino-acid sequence: MTTPTFQPFSARHHRERKWIDGDFPVTARNGLLHVLSGAIEKYFLRDWIVVAKELRRIARATPVDYNNTTTQGEKQAKLDTEKYLDQLEWDRVYDFCERLYGHLAQDISRWYDHDEVTFTKAQAQSYIAEELQRLFDEEGLGYDFQDGVVQRRGKRHTISQINKAEKALADQRLDAARRHFSKALRYFLDRKNIDHENTVKEAVCAVEAAAKELFPDAKVKTLGEFVGWATSSDRNLFPKTIGNTFTGLYGFRNSGEGVAHGAASGGAATAELSEYILGISASQIIYLADLTRSDEEPPF